A single Anopheles arabiensis isolate DONGOLA chromosome X, AaraD3, whole genome shotgun sequence DNA region contains:
- the LOC120905551 gene encoding uncharacterized protein K02A2.6-like: MERNGEPSPSRSSHDPSQRTVTNLPLDTNAFIQDIFKQQQEILHQQQQSFLQQQEQLITKVLASIGSRQPVGNEHIIDALAKHIQEFHYDPEDAVTFSAWFARYEDLFERDAERLDDAARVRLLLRKLGAAEHERYVSHILPAKLNDFDFRSTTGKLRKLFGSPESVIAKRYRCLQMCKLQEEDYMTYSCRVNKAVIESELGKLSEEELKCLIFVCGLKDDNYSEIRIRLLNRLEEKSDKTVTDMAEECKRMVNLKRDTAMIGEGEKSVSIVRGSREKYPKKEHQAWKQPNKPNAIKCWLCGEGHHARKCFHKSYKCNNCHRYGHKEGYCESALRWANRKKRCVKSVIVNRVNSASRGRVNLFLNNTQIPMMVDTGADISIISSKQWHAIGSPALIPASVKARTASGDPLHILGEFQCDITIGQQCKCCTIRVTEADLMLLGADLMDTFGLWNVPLASICSEINVVEASENTKTLQKAFPALFSSKLGRCTKGCVKLMLKEGVTPVFRPKRPVAYAMLQAVDDELLRLENDGIITRVEYSDWAAPIVVVRKANGTIRICGDYSTGLNNALMAHQYPLPLPEEIFANLSNCVVFSQIDLSDAFLQVEVDENHRGLLTVNTHRGLFRYNRLPPGVKAAPGAFQQLIDTMLAGLDGVAAYMDDIVVGGKDMATHNGNLRAVLEKLQEYGFTIRASKCNFYKSQIKYLGHLLDGKGLRPDPDKIKAILKLLPPTDVPGVRSFLGAINFYGKFVHNMRMLRHPLDDLLKEGKVFCWTPQCQHAFEQFKKILSSDLLLTHYNPRLDIIVSADASSIGLGATISHRWPDGKIKVVQHASRALTAAEQRYSQPDREGLAIIFAVTKFHRMLFGRHFLLQTDHQPLLRIFGSKKGIPVYTANRLQRFALTLLLYDFEIEYVPTEKFGNADVLSRLMDKHEKPEQDFIIASIELDNDVGALVKNAAKSLPLAFEHVARESHNDPLLQVVYNYIQSGWPKNIDNAELKYFYARRESLSTIENCICFGERLVIPASQRRRVLEMMHRGHPGIDRMKAIARSYVYWPLIDADVEKLVKLCKSCALAAKSPIHSSPISWPKTDAPWQRVHIDYAGPIDGVYFLLVIDSFSKWPEIISTSSISANATVTMLRGLCVRFGMPNTIVSDNGRQFTSAIFADFCNTNGIEHIKTAPYHPQSNGQAERFVDSFKRALKKIKVGKVSLQEALDTFLLTYRSTPNKQLEGMRTPAEVMFERKIRTCLELLRPPVQVESTSKQMPPRKFHVGETVYAKEYRNNSWSWIPGEITKRRGNVMYEVQNAAGKKWRSHINQLRPRLNIGTHTVQPDATETSMALNILLDECRSTVSDSFT; this comes from the coding sequence ATGGAACGAAATGGTGAACCATCGCCATCGCGGAGCAGCCATGACCCAAGCCAGCGAACCGTCACCAATTTACCGTTGGACACGAATGCCTTCATCCAAGACATAtttaagcagcagcaggaaattcttcatcagcaacaacagtcCTTTTTgcaacagcaggagcagctAATTACTAAAGTGCTAGCTTCAATTGGATCGCGACAACCTGTGGGAAATGAACACATTATTGATGCCCtagcaaaacacatacaaGAGTTCCACTATGATCCGGAGGATGCTGTTACATTCAGTGCTTGGTTTGCGCGATACGAAGATCTCTTCGAAAGGGATGCGGAACGTCTGGACGATGCCGCGCGAGTGCGTCTTTTGTTGCGGAAGCTGGGTGCAGCGGAACACGAGCGATATGTAAGTCACATTCTTCCAGCTAAACTAAATGATTTCGATTTTAGATCGACGACTGGCAAGCTGAGAAAATTATTCGGTTCTCCTGAATCCGTCATCGCCAAACGGTACCGATGCTTGCAGATGTGTAAATTGCAGGAAGAAGACTACATGACTTACTCGTGCCGCGTGAACAAGGCTGTTATAGAATCCGAGCTGGGAAAGTTATCCGAAGAGGAACTAAAATGTCTAATTTTTGTATGTGGTCTGAAAGACGACAATTATTCCGAGATTCGCATAAGGCTCCTAAATCGACTAGAGGAGAAAAGCGATAAAACGGTAACGGATATGGCAGAAGAGTGTAAACGGATGGTGAACTTGAAGCGTGATACGGCAATGATAGGCGAGGGAGAGAAGAGTGTGAGCATCGTTCGTGGATCCCGTGAGAAATACCCTAAGAAGGAGCACCAAGCGTGGAAACAGCCGAATAAGccaaatgcaataaaatgctGGCTGTGTGGCGAAGGGCACCATGCGCGAAAGTGTTTCCACAAATCCTATAAGTGCAATAATTGCCATAGATACGGACACAAGGAAGGGTACTGCGAGTCAGCTTTGAGATGGGCCAATAGAAAGAAGCGATGCGTGAAATCGGTGATCGTGAATAGGGTGAATAGTGCTAGCCGTGGCCgtgtaaatttatttttgaataacACCCAGATCCCGATGATGGTAGATACCGGAGCCGATATAAGCATAATTTCGAGCAAGCAGTGGCACGCAATCGGTAGCCCTGCATTAATTCCTGCAAGCGTGAAAGCGAGGACGGCGTCTGGTGATCCATTACACATTTTGGGCGAGTTCCAATGTGATATAACAATTGGCCAGCAGTGCAAGTGTTGTACAATACGGGTGACAGAAGCTGACCTAATGTTGCTGGGAGCGGATTTAATGGACACATTTGGTCTTTGGAATGTTCCTTTGGCATCAATATGCAGTGAGATAAATGTCGTAGAAGCAAGCGAGAATACGAAGACCCTGCAAAAAGCTTTTCCTGCATTATTTTCGTCGAAGCTAGGGCGATGTACGAAAGGTTGTGTGAAGTTGATGCTGAAAGAAGGAGTGACACCAGTGTTCAGACCCAAGCGACCAGTAGCGTATGCGATGTTGCAAGCAGTCGACGATGAGCTTCTGAGGCTGGAAAATGATGGCATTATTACACGAGTGGAATATTCGGATTGGGCAGCACCTATTGTAGTGGTACGCAAGGCGAATGGAACCATCAGGATCTGCGGAGATTATTCAACGGGTTTGAATAATGCTCTAATGGCGCACCAGTACCCACTGCCATTACCCGAGgaaatttttgccaacttgagtaattgtgttgtgtttagcCAGATTGACCTCTCTGATGCATTTTTGCAGGTAGAGGTAGATGAAAATCATCGCGGACTTTTAACGGTCAACACGCATCGAGGTTTATTCCGATATAACCGTTTACCACCCGGAGTCAAGGCAGCGCCGGGAGCGTTccagcagttaatcgacaCAATGTTAGCTGGCTTGGATGGTGTCGCAGCATATATGGACGACATCGTAGTTGGAGGCAAGGACATGGCAACCCATAATGGCAACCTGCGAGCGGTTTTGGAGAAGCTGCAAGAGTATGGATTTACTATACGCGCAAGTAAGTGCAATTTTTATAAATCCCAGATTAAATACTTGGGCCATCTATTAGATGGAAAAGGGTTACGTCCAGATCCGGACAAGATTAAGGCCATTTTAAAATTGCTGCCCCCTACTGATGTGCCGGGAGTGCGGTCATTCCTAGGAGCCATAAATTtttacggcaaatttgtccaTAATATGCGAATGCTGCGACATCCTCTTGATGATTTGCTCAAGGAAGGAAAGGTTTTTTGCTGGACGCCACAATGTCAGCATGCCTTTGAACAATTCAAGAAGATTTTATCTTCAGATTTGTTATTAACGCATTATAACCCACGGCTCGACATAATTGTTTCGGCAGACGCTTCATCGATTGGATTAGGAGCTACTATATCGCATAGGTGGCCGGATGGAAAGATAAAAGTAGTCCAACACGCATCGCGAGCACTTACAGCAGCTGAGCAGCGTTATAGCCAACCTGATCGTGAAGGGCTAGCGATTATTTTTGCCGTCACTAAATTTCACCGTATGCTGTTTGGACGACATTTTCTTCTACAAACAGACCATCAACCATTGCTCCGAATCTTTGGTTCGAAAAAGGGTATACCTGTATATACCGCAAACCGTCTACAGCGTTTCGCTTTGACATTACTGCTTTATGATTTTGAAATAGAGTACGTACCAACTGAGAAGTTCGGAAATGCAGATGTGCTATCCCGGTTGATGGATAAACATGAAAAACCGGAACAAGATTTTATAATTGCCAGTATTGAACTAGATAATGATGTCGGAGCCCTTGTGAAAAATGCAGCGAAGAGTTTACCGCTGGCATTTGAACATGTAGCGCGCGAGTCGCATAACGACCCTTTGCTTCAGGTCGTGTATAACTACATACAAAGTGGGTGGCCAAAGAATATAGATAATGCGGAATTGAAATACTTCTACGCGAGACGAGAGTCCCTTTCAACAATTGAgaattgtatttgttttggaGAGCGGTTAGTGATTCCTGCGTCGCAGCGTCGGCGGGTGCTAGAAATGATGCACCGTGGTCATCCAGGAATCGATCGTATGAAAGCTATAGCACGAAGTTATGTTTATTGGCCATTGATAGACGCGGATGTTGAGAAACTTGTAAAGTTATGCAAATCGTGTGCTTTAGCAGCTAAATCGCCAATTCATAGCTCTCCAATATCATGGCCGAAAACTGATGCACCATGGCAGCGTGTTCATATAGATTACGCTGGACCTATAGATGGTGTCTACTTTCTTCTGGTGATTGATTCTTTTTCTAAGTGGCCTGAAATTATTTCGACTTCAAGTATATCCGCTAATGCAACCGTCACTATGTTGAGAGGATTGTGTGTTAGATTTGGCATGCCTAACACGATAGTGAGCGACAATGGTAGGCAGTTTACCAGTGCAATTTTTGCCGATTTTTGCAACACTAATGGAATCGAGCATATTAAGACTGCCCCATACCACCCTCAGTCGAATGGGCAAGCAGAAAGGTTTGTTGATTCCTTTAAAAGAGCGCTCAAAAAGATAAAGGTGGGGAAGGTGTCATTACAGGAAGCCTTAGATACGTTTCTCCTGACCTACAGAAGTACACCGAACAAGCAGCTAGAAGGAATGCGTACTCCAGCAGAGGTCATGTTTGAACGAAAAATCCGTACTTGCTTGGAACTGCTGCGTCCCCCAGTACAAGTTGAATCAACGAGCAAGCAGATGCCACCCAGAAAGTTCCACGTTGGTGAAACGGTTTATGCTAAGGAGTACCGTAATAATTCCTGGAGTTGGATTCCTGGTGAGATCACCAAACGGCGTGGAAACGTAATGTATGAAGTACAGAACGCAGCCGGAAAGAAGTGGCGTTCACACATCAACCAGCTACGACCACGATTGAATATCGGTACACATACTGTCCAACCAGACGCTACGGAAACTTCAATGGCTTTGAACATTTTATTGGATGAATGTCGAAGCACTGTTAGTGACAGCTTTACCTAG